A stretch of Pangasianodon hypophthalmus isolate fPanHyp1 chromosome 9, fPanHyp1.pri, whole genome shotgun sequence DNA encodes these proteins:
- the chrm2a gene encoding muscarinic acetylcholine receptor M2a produces MSSAPRAVRELFLRQEQMDGMNFTLGNSSEGNETEPEVETSSYKTVEVVFIVLVAGSLSLVTVVGNILVMLSIKVNRSLQTVNNYFLFSLACADFIIGLCSMNLYTVYIVIGAWPLGPVVCDLWLALDYVVSNASVMNLLIISFDRYFCVTKPLSYPIKRTTKMAGMMIAAAWVLSFILWAPAILFWQFIVGGRTVPERECYIQFFSNAAVTFGTAIAAFYLPVIIMMVLYWQISRASKSRVKKENRKPSGTNTRTGSPSQNRGNAANKLDNNNVMAEDPDRNQTQTVDEMTNQHDSKMQNGKGPSTASAERDGEETNRDNCVPVEEKESSNDSTSGSGATAHQKPETNNTQMPARHHAKTGASKLTCIKIVTKSPKGDSYTPSNTTVEIVPAAEKQNHVARKIAKMTKQPPKKKKAAPSREKKVTRTIMAILVAFVATWTPYNVMVLINTFCSSCIPNTVWTIGYWLCYINSTINPACYALCNATFKKTFKQLLLCQYKNIRSTR; encoded by the coding sequence ATGAGCAGTGCTCCTCGTGCAGTAAGGGAGCTTTTCCTGAGGCAGGAACAGATGGACGGAATGAACTTCACGTTGGGGAATTCCTCTGAGGGCAATGAAACGGAGCCAGAAGTGGAGACGAGCTCGTATAAAACAGTGGAGGTGGTGTTCATTGTGCTAGTAGCGGGCTCACTTAGCCTGGTAACTGTGGTTGGGAACATACTGGTAATGCTCTCTATAAAGGTCAACAGAAGCCTACAGACTGTCAACAACTACTTCCTGTTCAGCTTAGCATGCGCTGACTTCATCATCGGGCTTTGCTCCATGAACCTctatactgtttatattgtCATTGGTGCCTGGCCACTTGGCCCTGTAGTGTGTGACCTGTGGTTGGCTCTGGACTATGTGGTCAGTAATGCGTCGGTCATGAACTTGCTCATTATCAGTTTTGACCGCTATTTCTGCGTCACAAAGCCGCTGAGTTATCCTATAAAGAGGACCACTAAGATGGCGGGGATGATGATTGCTGCTGCCTGGGTGCTGTCCTTCATTCTCTGGGCTCCTGCTATCCTCTTTTGGCAGTTCATTGTGGGTGGCCGCACTGTGCCAGAAAGGGAATGTTATATCCAGTTCTTTTCAAATGCAGCTGTTACCTTCGGCACCGCTATTGCCGCCTTCTACTTGCCTGTCATCATCATGATGGTGCTATATTGGCAAATCTCTCGAGCCAGCAAGAGTCGCGTGAAAAAGGAAAACCGCAAGCCTTCAGGCACCAACACCAGAACTGGATCTCCCAGTCAGAACCGCGGCAATGCAGCCAACAAGCTGGACAACAACAACGTGATGGCCGAGGACCCTGATAGGAATCAAACCCAGACCGTAGATGAAATGACCAACCAGCATGACAGCAAAATGCAGAATGGCAAAGGGCCATCCACAGCCAGTgcggagagagatggagaggaaacTAACAGAGACAACTGTGTCCCTGTTGAGGAGAAAGAGAGCTCCAATGACTCCACTTCAGGCAGTGGGGCCACAGCTCATCAGAAGCCAGAAACCAACAACACTCAGATGCCTGCACGGCACCATGCGAAGACCGGTGCCTCTAAACTTACCTGCATTAAAATTGTCACCAAGTCGCCCAAGGGAGACTCTTATACTCCCTCCAACACCACAGTGGAGATCGTACCAGCAGCTGAGAAGCAGAACCACGTGGCCCGCAAGATTGCGAAGATGACTAAGCAACCCCCCAAAAAGAAGAAAGCAGCTCCTTCCAGGGAGAAGAAGGTGACACGCACCATCATGGCTATCTTGGTGGCATTTGTAGCCACGTGGACACCCTATAACGTGATGGTTCTCATCAATACTTTCTGCTCCAGCTGCATCCCTAACACAGTGTGGACCATTGGCTACTGGCTCTGCTACATCAACAGCACCATCAACCCCGCATGCTACGCTCTGTGCAATGCCACATTCAAAAAGACCTTCAAGCAGCTTCTGCTTTGTCAGTATAAAAACATACGCTCAACCAGATGA